A region of Solibacillus isronensis DNA encodes the following proteins:
- a CDS encoding IS3 family transposase (programmed frameshift), producing MGTRVSYPAEVKMKAIEMKLSGIPAKQIMDELNIKNVSQLKTWMKWYKTGEIYRLHQPVGKQYSFGKGPEFDSEESRLQAENRYLKQQVEVPKKVQGIGKEVVGQAFVEVVEALRGQISIQRICELMGVARATYYRWRKQKGAQTTKEKRDQDVGEKCAAHKYRYGYRKIASFFPDLAEKTVQKIMQKYNWSCRVKVKKRKRTGQPTSIAPNHLERDFHATEPLQKLVTDITYLPFGQSMLYLSSIMDLYNGEIIAYTIGTTQDTQFVVDTLSQVEGISSEAILHSDQGSVYTSYEYQKQVKEKGITMSMSRKGTPADNSPIETFHSSLKSETFYLDGIHSTTNACVIRIVEEYINYYNNIRIQTKLNNQSPVQYRQLAV from the exons ATGGGTACAAGAGTAAGCTATCCAGCAGAAGTGAAAATGAAAGCAATCGAAATGAAGCTGTCAGGAATTCCTGCAAAGCAAATAATGGATGAATTGAATATTAAAAATGTTAGTCAATTAAAAACATGGATGAAATGGTATAAAACTGGCGAAATATATCGACTTCATCAGCCGGTGGGGAAACAATATTCTTTCGGAAAAGGGCCTGAGTTTGATTCAGAGGAATCCCGTTTACAGGCTGAAAATCGTTATTTAAAACAGCAAGTGGAAGTGC CTAAAAAAGTACAAGGAATTGGAAAGGAAGTGGTTGGACAAGCATTTGTAGAAGTAGTAGAGGCACTTAGAGGCCAAATTTCTATACAAAGAATCTGTGAATTAATGGGTGTGGCAAGGGCCACGTATTATCGTTGGAGAAAACAAAAAGGTGCGCAAACGACAAAAGAAAAACGAGATCAAGATGTTGGTGAAAAATGTGCAGCACATAAATATCGGTATGGTTATCGTAAAATCGCAAGTTTCTTTCCGGATTTAGCCGAGAAAACGGTTCAAAAAATCATGCAAAAATATAATTGGTCGTGTCGTGTTAAAGTGAAGAAACGTAAGCGTACGGGGCAACCAACAAGTATAGCACCGAATCATTTAGAGCGTGATTTCCACGCTACTGAGCCACTTCAAAAGCTCGTAACCGATATTACTTACTTGCCTTTTGGTCAATCGATGTTATATCTTTCAAGTATTATGGACTTATACAACGGCGAAATTATTGCGTACACAATTGGAACGACACAGGATACACAATTCGTAGTGGACACATTGAGTCAAGTAGAAGGAATCTCAAGTGAGGCAATTCTTCATAGCGATCAAGGGTCGGTCTATACATCTTACGAATATCAAAAACAAGTAAAAGAAAAAGGAATTACCATGAGCATGTCCCGTAAAGGCACGCCAGCTGATAATTCCCCAATCGAAACGTTTCACTCCTCGCTAAAGTCCGAAACGTTCTATCTCGACGGAATCCACAGCACAACGAATGCATGTGTGATTCGAATCGTCGAAGAGTATATAAACTATTATAACAATATCCGTATTCAAACGAAACTAAACAACCAGTCGCCGGTGCAATACCGTCAACTGGCTGTTTAG